GGAGGAATATTTGCAGCAGGTGTTTTTGCACCATATATTCTAAATGTATTGATTTTTATAGCACTTGGCGCTTTTGATAAATTCTGGTTCTGGACCTACGAATACGCCAGTAAATATGCCGCGGGGGGAAGTTTAAGCAATGGCCTTGCAATTTATATGTCATTATTTCCGCCAATTTTTAATGAGTACATTATCATTTGGCTGGCGGCAATCGCCGGTATTGTAATTGTTGTGATCAATAAAACATACAACCGTTCACAAAAAATATTCGCAATAGGTTTTGGCTTGTTTTCTTACGCGACAGTTTTTCCGGGTTTGTATTTCAGGCAGCATTATTTTATTACGCTGCTTCCCGCTATTGGTTTGCTTGCCGGCATTGCCTTTGATGTGCTGAGCAATTGGCTCAATGGACGTTTTAAATCGGGTATATTGAAATATGTTCCGGTGATATTGATCATTATCAGCGTTTCAAATGCCATTGCTAAGAACAAAACGTATTATTTGAATCCTGATGTTAACCAGATCTGTAATGCCGCTTATAACGGGAATCCATTCATAGAAGCGATCCCTATCGGTAAATTCATTAAGTCAACTACAAAAGAGGGCGATAAAATAGCTATACTGGGATCCGAACCCGAAATATTTTTATACGCCGACAGGCAATCTGCAACAGGTTATATATATACCTATGGAATGGTGGAAAAGCAGCCATATAATCTGAAAATGCAGGAGGAAATGATCAGCGAGATAGAGCAGGAGAAGCCGGTGATGTTGATGTGCGCCTATGTTAATTATTCCTGGTTGCAGCAGGCAGGTACACCTGATTCAATTTTCAGGTGGTTCGCTGATTATTCTATGAAAAACTATAATGTGGTAGGAATGGTTGATATGTTGCCGCAAGGCACAAATTATTATTGGAACCAGGACGCGATAGGAGTAAAACCTCAATCGCAAAATTTTATAGTCCTTTTTAAGAGAAAAGAACAGTAGCATAAGGCCAAATACTAACAGAATATTTGCTATTGTATACTCTGCACCAAATTCATTTCAACCCTCCTGTTTTTCTGGCGGCCCAGTGGTGTTTTGTTATCAGCAATTGGTTTGGTTGAGCCGTATGCTTCAATAATAAACCTGTTTTCCATCAGGCCCGATAGTATCATAAATTTCTTTACCGCATCAGCCCTGTTTTTCGAAAGCTCCATGTTCTTTTTAGGGACTCCTACATTGTCAGTGTGACCTGCAATACGTAGTATCCATTCGGGTTTTGTTTTCATAAGTGTGGCCAGTTCAAACAACGATGGGAATGATGTTTGTTTGATCACATCCTTGCCCGATTCAAATTCAAGATTAGAGAAGGCGGTATTTAACACTTTCTTTTCTTCCTCCTTAAGTTTTACATTTTCTACGGGCTTTTCTACAGCCCTTTCCGGTATTTTTAATTTCAATTTACTGCTATCCACATTTTCTTTTGCCGGAGCGATCGCAATGGGTGTAAGTTTTTCAAATCTGAAATTGCCATTCGCATCCCGTACCAATTTTCGGTTTTGCCCTGCCAGTATCAGATTGATCTCTTTCAAATCAACATCATCTCCTTCAATTCTGAATAAAACATTTTCATCGGCAAGTAATTTTTCGTAAATAAATTCTCCGTTCTTATTCCTGATAATTGTGGCTACAACATTTCCGTTCATATCGGTTAAAATCAGTTTCACAAGCGGGCAGCCGTCATTATCAGCAGGGCCGGCTTTCTCAGGGCATTTATCATCCTTGTCACGAATACCGTCGTTGTCCTTATCCGGGCAGCCTTTTAACGCTCTTGAACCCGACTCCTGCGGACAAGCATCTTCAATGTCTTTAATGCTGTCATTGTCGGCATCAGGGCATCCTTTTGCATAGATAGGTCCTTTTTCGTTCGGACATTGGTCCTCTATATCTTTTAGTCCGTCACCATCCGAATCAGGGCAGCCATTGAAAATAGGTAAGCCGGGAACATCCGGACAAATATCATTCCTGTCAGGAATTTTATCCCCGTCTTTGTCAGGGCAACCGTTAAACTCTTTTGTGCCCGGTGTATCAGGGCAGGCGTCATCCTTATCCCTTATGCCATCCTTATCCTTATCGTGAATGCCGCGGCCCAAAGTTAAATTCAAGCCGGCACGTACATTGGTACTTCTTGTATATGATGGCACCGAAAATGAGGACCCGTTATGGGTTTTATAATTATTTAAAAGTAGCATACCAAGCACGTTATCACTGACCGCATAAAGCTGCACCGGACCAATATTCAGGGAAAATCCAAATCCTATATTACTATAGCTCCTGTTAAAGATCGAGTAGGAAAGAACGGAGGAAATAACTTTGCCAACACGTGATGACATTGAAAGGGTAATTCCGGGACGGAATGTTTTGTCAAGCAGCTGCGCGTAGAGCAATACTCCCGCGTAATTTTTATCATTGATATTGTAATTGCCGCCAATGTATAATTGAGCAGGTAAATAAGTTTTATACCGGTCATGGCGATCATCTTTTATTTCGAATGTGTTTTTCAATGAGTCGCCCATTTCCTGCAGGGCTTTTTCGAGTTTCAATGTATCAACTCCGAGCGCGTCAAAGCCAACACCTTTATACAGAATTGTAGCACCGGGGTTTTTGCTGTAGAAGTTTTGGGTGTTGGATTTCCAGTTGATATAGCCCAGGTCAATAAGGCTTGCCGAGAAATTGAATTTTTCGTTCAGCTGATATGTCGCGCCAAGGTCAACTCCAAATCCGGCGTTCTTAAAGCTGAAGAGATAGGAGGTGGGGTTTAAGTTGCTGTATTGGCCGGTGTCAACACTTGAATTTATAAGAATATCGGAGGAAATGCGATAAGAAAAATCGATTGGGTCCGTGTAAAATTTAACATCTGTTTTTTTTGTAGAAACATTTTCCATGCCACCCAATAGCTTAACCCTGCCCCCGATGGTGAGTTTTTCATTAAGTTCACGGATATAGCCAAAGCCCCATTCACGGTAGTGCGAGGCATTAATGCCGAAGTTGAAATTTTTCTCGGTTCCTAAAAATGCGCCATTCCCCTTCCATACAAAATCCAGGAAATCTTTCGGATAGCGGAACCAGAGATCAGCTTTTTCAGTGAGATTAAAGCTGAAATAATTTTTCTGTACTTTAAATCCAAATGATAGCAGATCAACATGAAGTGAAGCTGTTATATAGTTATTCTTTTTGAGGTTGCCAATGAGTCCATCCATATTGTAACTCACTACGCCGCCGTTTGTTTTGAAAAGGTCGTTTAACGTAAATCCGCTATTGCCGAAGTTGGCATAGATCGATGAAATTCCGGGGAGGCCTATATTGATCCGGCTAACAGGCAGTAATGAGGGGTTCGCGTATCCGCTTTGCGGAATAAAACGCATATTGTAGAGTACAAAATTCTGCTGGGCAATTGATGCCTGATGAAAGAGGAGAACAAAAAATAATATCCGCACTGTTTTTTTCATAAAAAACCTGAAAGGTTTAATTGTTGATCTTCACATTCAATTTTGCCTGCACACCGATCTTGATATCGAGTTTGTAATCTGAATAGATCTTTACCGACGTCCCTCCGTTATTATAGGTAGACACCATACCTTTTACAAGCGCGCGTTTTGCTTTTGTAAGATTATTGATCCTGGTTTTATCGAAGTTGCTGTCGGTGATTTTAACTGCCGGGGAAATTACTTTTCCTGTAGTTGAATTAACTGTTGCCGAAGGCATAATAACCTGATATGGACTGATCAAAGAATCAATTTTTGTGTAAGCGGAATCGGTAAAATAAACCTGCACCCCCACATCAGTAGGAAAACCATTTGAAATATAGGTGCGGAGCATAAGTGTTTCCAATGTTGCGTCAGTCCCTGTAAGGTTGAGTTTGAAATCTTTAATCGTATCGTTGATGGTGAAATTGTTTGCTGTGCCATATAAAGGTAGCTGTGCTTCCATATCCACTTTGAAGCGGCTGGTGTCAATAACAAAATTCCGGGAAGCATAAGGAACAGGATTTGACTGAGATGTGATCTGGTAGATTATATGCTGTGGGCTATTGCTTACAACCGATAATATATTGCTGTTGGATTTGCTTAGGATCATTGATGAGTCGACTTTAATCTGTCCGATCTCACTGATCGTAGGGCTTGGAATTGGTAAAGCCGCAGGTATACCTGATCCTGTCAAAGGATAATTGCTTCCGGGCGGAGTATAGCCTGTAAGCTGAGGCATGGTCGCCTTAATCGGTACTCCGAATGAATTTGAAAAAATAAATTTAATGCGCGCATCATCAAGTGTAAAGGTGCCGCCGGAAATTGTATTCCTGAATATGGATAGAGCAACGGTGTCTTTATCCTGTGCTGTTGGTACCAACGATTGTGTTCCGATATAGCCAAATACCTTATCAAACATGGGGTTTGCACATTTTTGTATAATGGTCACTTTGTCGGATGCTGTAACGGGGTTGCCGCCGATATAAGTTAATGTTACAGCATAATTGATTTTGAATTTGCTGAATGTTGTTCCGCCATCGGTCATGTCAAATTTATAGCCGTTCAGGTTCATGTTATCCGTTGCCACTACAGGTGTTGTTCCGGTATAGTTCAGGTTAAGCGTTTGTGAAAATGGCACACCGGCTTTTTTAGCGGAAGGTATAGTGATGGTGATACTTGCATTGTGTTTAAAGTCGGACACGATAGAATCCGTTAATATTCCTGATTTGTAAATAAGTGAATCCACTTCAGGTGAACCAACACCCGAATCGAAATTAATTGTTTGTGTATAATTGACGGTCACAGTGCCGCCGCCGGTAAGCGCTGTAATGTCGGCATCTGTAAGGTTAACAGTTTGTGTATAGGTTTGCGGGGGCAATACAATAATATCTTTTGCGAGAAACGAAAATAATGTGCCCCTGTAAACGAGCGTGCAGAATTTATCGCTGCCGATCAGTATGCTTCCCTGTTTACCGGATTTCGTAATAATATCATCAATTGTAAGTGATGAGAATATAAGAGGGGCAGCAAGATTTGGTTGCCATTGTTCGTTGCCCATATTGTCGAGGTCAATTGTTTTTTTTACACAGCCATGAAATAAAATCACTATAGTGACTATACTAAAAAATGTAACCAAGACCAATCTTTTATGTGTTTGCATACCAGATTAAATAACGGATTATCAAATATATACCAAATTTCAGAGCTTCACAAGTCGGTATTATGGCCGTTATACATTG
The DNA window shown above is from Bacteroidota bacterium and carries:
- a CDS encoding OmpA family protein; the protein is MKKTVRILFFVLLFHQASIAQQNFVLYNMRFIPQSGYANPSLLPVSRINIGLPGISSIYANFGNSGFTLNDLFKTNGGVVSYNMDGLIGNLKKNNYITASLHVDLLSFGFKVQKNYFSFNLTEKADLWFRYPKDFLDFVWKGNGAFLGTEKNFNFGINASHYREWGFGYIRELNEKLTIGGRVKLLGGMENVSTKKTDVKFYTDPIDFSYRISSDILINSSVDTGQYSNLNPTSYLFSFKNAGFGVDLGATYQLNEKFNFSASLIDLGYINWKSNTQNFYSKNPGATILYKGVGFDALGVDTLKLEKALQEMGDSLKNTFEIKDDRHDRYKTYLPAQLYIGGNYNINDKNYAGVLLYAQLLDKTFRPGITLSMSSRVGKVISSVLSYSIFNRSYSNIGFGFSLNIGPVQLYAVSDNVLGMLLLNNYKTHNGSSFSVPSYTRSTNVRAGLNLTLGRGIHDKDKDGIRDKDDACPDTPGTKEFNGCPDKDGDKIPDRNDICPDVPGLPIFNGCPDSDGDGLKDIEDQCPNEKGPIYAKGCPDADNDSIKDIEDACPQESGSRALKGCPDKDNDGIRDKDDKCPEKAGPADNDGCPLVKLILTDMNGNVVATIIRNKNGEFIYEKLLADENVLFRIEGDDVDLKEINLILAGQNRKLVRDANGNFRFEKLTPIAIAPAKENVDSSKLKLKIPERAVEKPVENVKLKEEEKKVLNTAFSNLEFESGKDVIKQTSFPSLFELATLMKTKPEWILRIAGHTDNVGVPKKNMELSKNRADAVKKFMILSGLMENRFIIEAYGSTKPIADNKTPLGRQKNRRVEMNLVQSIQ